The Panicum virgatum strain AP13 chromosome 5K, P.virgatum_v5, whole genome shotgun sequence genome has a window encoding:
- the LOC120705508 gene encoding uncharacterized protein LOC120705508, which yields MHQDSFRSVVCRSLSKSLPPRSKDGSYPETVQCDLPCVVTLQPSVCRKERSTSQSYREERSMPFHGDYLMAPSLSKHFAEDLLRGAMDLQESLAMLEEFQTASQSMRLSNKKRRPETGEKSLEIDTIIREVLLRPSNAKQALPRTVNNGLHGQLSNSTDELKNVVKDSFYRKNLLSVATTNNDQASLSQSARYLPNNYLMSNTSQQKKVSRRSLPSCAAVQPDKSKAPSLVAKLMGLDGLPSQKDNSKMKDEKIKIVSSLRARLDIEMPRSQRLQTQLFGEESGSDAKMPRSEKLAPEHHNVRTYHTNSQKGIAPSYDTGVTNEIRPMKSSHRERNIEQARSKSPKEIKIAAPTSRKQQIKETTEVNGRTREKQKTNSTSRNRGGREDAKAKIVSASRNAKVVKNSDKKSVSSSSRSCDSVKPVLQRTCNKSREKTVSRRNVKSSIIDELVAYEIQREIFHVLDQIDGPSTEHSATPSNESYPNADWEAESSVDDIQKDSCESNEALLSTTHAERIGSIDGDAIHPSTNINITPIKEAEIKDEIILLLLSDKSFLSRAAKLVGIDVYEHPSNQHDGTCKVEMKNHKIYLDTAVEQLERKQHQQNSLCCTGFQGQKCRATAYFSLEELLREISDGIRKLNGYSDRDDTGGTKDSLDTKLERDLRFSDGLINAVWDMGWQNFICTEETGCFIRDAGEDILSLLIEEAALEMCIH from the exons atgCATCAAGACAGTTTCAGATCAGTGGTTTGCAGATCCCTTTCGAAGAGCCTTCCCCCTAGAAGCAAAGATGGCAGCTATCCTGAAACAGTCCAATGTGATCTCCCTTGTGTTGTTACACTGCAACCTTCAGTTTGTCGAAAGGAACGGAGCACGTCGCAAAGCTACCGGGAGGAAAGATCCATGCCATTCCATGGAGACTATCTTATGGCGCCCTCACTATCCAAGCATTTTGCTGAAGATCTCCTAAGAGGCGCCATGGATCTCCAGGAGTCCCTTGCGATGCTTGAGGAATTCCAAACTGCATCACAGAGCATGAGATTATCCAACAAGAAGAGAAGACCAGAAACTGGTGAAAAATCTCTAGAAATAGATACCATAATCCGTGAAGTCCTCCTGAGACCGTCGAATGCTAAGCAGGCACTACCAAGAACTGTTAACAATGGATTGCATGGGCAGCTAAGCAATTCTACTGATGAATTGAAGAATGTGGTCAAGGATAGTTTCTACAGGAAGAACCTCCTGTCAGTCGCCACCACCAATAATGACCAGGCCTCTTTGAGCCAGTCAGCACGGTACTTGCCGAACAATTATTTGATGTCCAATACTTCTCAGCAGAAGAAAGTGTCACGGAGATCACTTCCATCTTGTGCAGCAGTGCAACCTGACAAGTCTAAAGCCCCAAGTTTGGTAGCCAAGCTCATGGGCCTTGATGGATTGCCCTCACAAAAAGACAACTCTAAAATGAAGGACGAGAAGATTAAGATAGTGAGTTCACTAAGAGCACGGCTTGATATTGAGATGCCCAGATCACAAAGGCTACAGACACAATTATTTGGAGAGGAGTCTGGTTCTGATGCGAAGATGCCTAGGTCAGAAAAGCTAGCACCAGAACATCACAATGTTCGGACGTATCATACTAATTCACAGAAGGGCATTGCTCCTTCATATGATACTGGAGTGACTAATGAGATCAGACCGATGAAATCAAGTCACAGGGAGAGAAACATTGAGCAGGCTCGATCAAAATCCCCCAAAGAAATCAAGATTGCTGCACCTACAAGCAGAAAGCAGCAGATCAAGGAGACAACTGAGGTCAATGGGAGAACCAGGGAGAAACAAAAAACTAATTCAACTTCacggaacagaggagggagggaggatgcAAAGGCTAAAATAGTATCAGCATCTCGTAATGCTAAAgtggtgaaaaattctgataagaAATCGGTATCAAGTAGCAGTCGCTCTTGTGACTCGGTGAAGCCTGTCTTACAGAGAACATGTAATAAGTCCAGAGAGAAGACAGTATCCAGGAGAAATGTCAAGAGTTCAATTATTGATGAGTTAGTG GCATATGAGATACAAAGGGAGATCTTTCATGTACTAGATCAAATTGACGGTCCATCCACTGAACATAGTGCAACACCTAGCAATGAAAGCTATCCCAATGCCGATTGGGAGGCGGAATCTTCTGTGGACG ATATTCAGAAAGACTCTTGCGAATCCAATGAAGCTTTGCTATCTACCACCCATGCTGAAAGAATCGGTTCAATTGATGGAGATGCTATTCACCCATCAACAAACATAAACATAACACCAATAAAGGAAGCTGAGATAAAAGATGAGATCATTTTGCTTCTTCTAAGTGATAAGTCTTTCCTCAGCAGAGCAGCCAAACTCGTTGGCATCGATGTGTATGAGCATCCAAGCAACCAACACGATGGAACTTGCAAGGTCGAAATGAAAAACCATAAGATCTATTTGGACACAGCAGTAGAGCAACTGGAACGAAAACAACATCAGCAAAATAGTCTGTGTTGCACTGGATTTCAGGGCCAGAAATGCAGAGCAACAGCATATTTCTCACTGGAGGAATTGCTAAGAGAGATCAGCGACGGGATTAGAAAGCTGAATGGCTATTCCGACAGAGACGACACTGGTGGCACGAAAGATAGCCTGGACACGAAGCTAGAGAGGGATCTCAGGTTCTCAGATGGGTTGATCAATGCTGTGTGGGACATGGGGTGGCAGAATTTTATCTGCACGGAAGAAACAGGGTGCTTCATCAGAGATGCTGGGGAGGACATTCTGTCGTTGCTTATTGAGGAAGCTGCTTTGGAGATGTGCATTCACTGA
- the LOC120705509 gene encoding glyoxylate/hydroxypyruvate/pyruvate reductase 2KGR has translation MESLGVLLLHPMNAYLEQELDRRCRLHRFWEAPPGAPRDEFLRAHAGSIRAVVGNASYGADAALIDALPALEIVASFSVGIDRVDLAKCRERGIRVTNTPDVLTDDVADLAVGLAIAVLRRIPQADRYVRAGQWKAKGDYALTTRFSGKRVGILGLGRIGLAVAKRAEAFGCSISYHSRSEKPFPNYKFYADVVDLAANCDVLIVACSLNAETHHIVNREVINALGPEGVLINVGRGAHVDEPELVSALVEKRLGGAGLDVYENEPFAPEQLLGLDNVVLVPHVGSDTEETCRAMADLVLGNLEAHASNKPLLTPVI, from the exons ATGGAGTCCCTGGGCGTGCTGCTTCTCCACCCCATGAACGCGTACCTGGAGCAGGAGCtggaccgccgctgccgcctgcaCCGCTTCTGGGAGGCCCCGCCGGGGGCGCCCCGCGACGAGTTCCTCCGCGCGCACGCGGGCTCCATCCGCGCCGTCGTCGGCAACGCCTCCTacggcgccgacgccgcgctCATCGACGCGCTCCCGGCGCTCGAGATCGTCGCCTCCTTCTCCGTCGGCATCGACCGCGTCGACCTCGCCAAGTGCCGCGAGCGCGGGATCCGGGTCACCAACACCCCCGACGTCCTCACCGACGACGTCGCAGACCTCGCCGTCGGCCTCGCCATCGCCGTGCTCCGCAGGATCCCGCAGGCCGACCGCTACGTCCGCGCCGGCCAGTGGAAGGCCAAGGGCGACTACGCACTCACCACACGG TTCAGTGGCAAGAGAGTTGGTATTCTGGGGCTTGGCAGGATAGGCTTAGCTGTAGCAAAAAGAGCTGAGGCATTCGGTTGCTCGATCAGCTATCATTCAAGATCAGAGAAGCCATTTCCAAACTACAAATTCTACGCGGATGTTGTTGATCTGGCAGCCAACTGCGATGTGCTTATTGTGGCATGCTCGCTTAACGCGGAGACCCATCACATTGTTAATCGTGAGGTCATCAACGCACTTGGACCAGAGGGTGTGCTCATAAACGTTGGCCGTGGAGCGCACGTGGACGAACCTGAGCTCGTGTCTGCACTTGTTGAGAAACGCTTGGGAGGAGCAGGCCTTGATGTGTATGAGAACGAGCCCTTTGCTCCAGAGCAGCTTTTGGGCTTGGATAATGTCGTCTTAGTTCCTCATGTGGGCAGTGACACAGAAGAAACATGCAGGGCGATGGCTGATCTAGTGCTAGGAAATTTAGAGGCACATGCGTCGAATAAGCCGTTACTCACTCCAGTAATCTGA
- the LOC120708694 gene encoding putative protein TPRXL → MGIATLLPASTSTSTERAPTQKLNHASSPSAEHSIVSNPNEPLLLRTCSPNLALQCPRKKRAHQGSSSLLFRTSRFDRQQILKAHISAAASSHTLTHTHRITVISDQTTGVSSGLLRTCASRLPSTRSAIAFRVSYVPLPTCGTTTTLSMPNSASGTCGSSSNTSSPAPPSRPSASAATSSASSTCGPRPMLMSTPLGPRASITSRFTMCRVAAFSGQATTRTSLLAASSTTDG, encoded by the coding sequence ATGGGCATAGCAACACTACTGCCTGCATCAACAAGCACAAGCACTGAGCGCGCGCCAACACAGAAACTAAACCATGCATCATCGCCGTCAGCAGAGCACAGCATCGTTTCGAATCCAAACGAGCCACTTTTGCTAAGAACTTGTTCACCAAACTTGGCATTGCAATGCCCGAGAAAGAAGCGAGCACATCAAGGCTCAAGCAGTTTGTTATTCAGAACGAGTCGATTCGATCGACAACAAATCCTAAAGGCGCACATCTCTGCTGCAGCTTCATCCCACACACTGACACACACACACCGTATCACAGTCATCAGTGATCAGACCACCGGGGTGAGCAGCGGCTTGTTGAGGACGTGCGCCTCCAGGTTGCCCAGCACCAGGTCCGCCATCGCCTTCCGGGTCTCGTACGTGCCGCTCCCCACGtgcggcaccaccaccacgttgTCCATGCCCAACAGCGCCTCCGGCACGTGCGGCTCGTCCTCGAACACGTCCAGCCCGGCGCCGCCCAGCCGCCcctccgccagcgccgccaccagctccgcctcgTCCACGTGCGGCCCGCGCCCGATGTTGATGAGCACGCCCTTGGGCCCCAGGGCGTCCATCACCTCCCGGTTCACGATGTGCCGGGTTGCCGCGTTCAGCGGGCAGGCCACCACCAGGACGTCGCTGCTGGCCGCCAGCTCCACCACCGACGGGTAG